One genomic segment of Mycolicibacterium gilvum includes these proteins:
- the treZ gene encoding malto-oligosyltrehalose trehalohydrolase — translation MTDHEFAVWAPLPQRVRLDVDGTAHPMTRDEDGWWRATVDAAPQARYGFLLDDDPAVLPDPRSARQPDGVHERSQLWSPPSDGWTDAGWQGRSIEGAVIYELHIGTFTPGGTFDSAIEKLDYLVDLGVDFVEVMPVNAFSGTHGWGYDGVLWYAVHEPYGGPDGLVRFVDACHARGLGVLIDAVFNHLGPSGNYLPKFGPYLSSGSNPWGESINIADAGADEVRRYILDCALRWMRDFHADGLRLDAVHALVDTTAVHILEELSAETDSLATELGRPLSLVAESDMNDPRLITPRDQGGLGMTAQWDDDIHHAIHSAVSGERQGYYGDFGAVATLADTLRHGYFHAGTFSTFRGRRHGRPLDTATIPATRLLAYTLTHDQVGNRAIGDRPSQNLTTGQLAVKAALALGSPYTAMLFMGEEWASSSPFQFFSSHPEPELARATAEGRKREFAEHGWDADEIPDPQDPATFERSKLHWDEKDGGDHARLLGFYRDLITLRRSESDMADPWLDHLRVDYDEDARWLVMHRGGLSIACNLGAEPVDVPVAGDVVLAWDEPTVGNETARLGGHSVAVLRRTG, via the coding sequence ATGACCGACCACGAGTTCGCGGTGTGGGCACCGCTGCCGCAGCGGGTCCGCCTGGACGTCGACGGAACCGCTCATCCGATGACGCGGGACGAGGACGGCTGGTGGCGGGCCACCGTCGACGCGGCCCCGCAGGCCCGCTACGGGTTCCTGCTCGACGACGACCCGGCAGTGTTGCCCGATCCGCGCTCGGCGCGGCAGCCCGACGGCGTCCACGAACGCTCGCAGTTGTGGAGCCCGCCGTCGGACGGCTGGACCGACGCCGGATGGCAGGGTCGCTCGATCGAGGGCGCGGTCATCTACGAGCTGCACATCGGCACCTTCACCCCCGGTGGCACGTTCGACTCAGCCATCGAAAAGCTGGACTACCTGGTCGATCTCGGGGTCGACTTCGTCGAGGTGATGCCGGTCAACGCGTTCAGCGGCACCCACGGCTGGGGCTACGACGGCGTGCTCTGGTACGCGGTGCACGAACCGTACGGCGGCCCCGACGGACTGGTCCGCTTCGTCGATGCCTGCCACGCCCGTGGTCTCGGCGTGCTGATCGACGCGGTCTTCAACCACCTCGGCCCGTCCGGCAACTACCTGCCGAAGTTCGGTCCGTACCTGTCGAGTGGATCGAACCCGTGGGGTGAGTCGATCAACATCGCCGATGCCGGAGCCGACGAGGTGCGCCGCTACATCCTCGACTGCGCGTTGCGCTGGATGCGCGACTTCCACGCCGACGGGCTGCGCCTGGACGCGGTGCATGCGCTGGTGGACACCACCGCGGTGCACATCCTGGAGGAGTTGTCGGCCGAAACCGATTCCCTGGCAACAGAGCTCGGGCGGCCGCTGTCGCTGGTCGCCGAAAGCGACATGAACGATCCCCGGTTGATCACCCCGCGCGACCAGGGCGGCCTGGGAATGACGGCCCAGTGGGACGACGACATCCATCACGCGATCCACTCGGCCGTGTCCGGCGAGCGCCAGGGCTATTACGGGGATTTCGGGGCGGTGGCCACGCTGGCGGACACCCTGCGCCACGGCTACTTCCACGCCGGAACGTTCTCGACGTTCCGGGGCCGGCGCCACGGCCGTCCCCTGGACACGGCGACGATCCCCGCCACCAGGCTGCTGGCCTACACCCTGACCCACGACCAGGTCGGCAACCGGGCGATCGGCGACCGCCCCTCGCAGAACCTGACCACCGGACAGCTGGCCGTCAAGGCTGCGCTGGCGCTCGGATCGCCGTATACCGCAATGCTTTTCATGGGCGAGGAGTGGGCGTCGTCGTCGCCGTTCCAGTTCTTCAGCTCCCATCCCGAGCCGGAGCTGGCCCGCGCCACCGCCGAGGGACGCAAACGGGAGTTCGCCGAGCACGGATGGGACGCCGACGAGATCCCGGATCCCCAAGATCCGGCGACCTTCGAACGGTCCAAGCTGCACTGGGACGAGAAGGACGGCGGTGACCACGCCCGGCTGCTGGGTTTCTACCGGGATCTGATCACCTTGCGACGCAGCGAATCCGACATGGCCGACCCGTGGCTGGACCACCTGCGCGTCGACTACGACGAGGACGCGCGCTGGCTGGTGATGCATCGCGGCGGGCTGTCGATCGCGTGCAATCTCGGCGCCGAACCCGTCGACGTCCCGGTCGCCGGAGACGTCGTGCTGGCCTGGGACGAACCGACGGTCGGGAACGAGACCGCACGTCTGGGCGGTCACAGCGTCGCGGTGCTGCGCCGCACCGGCTAG
- the treY gene encoding malto-oligosyltrehalose synthase — protein sequence MTVLSTYRLQMRGPASGEAFTFADAEKLVDYLADLGVSHLYLSPILTAGVGSSHGYDVTDPTTISAELGGPEGFARLAATARAAGLGLIVDIVPNHVGVDDPTQNAWWWDLLTHGRSSTYCSYFDVDWTLDPDGRIVLPVLGSDDDVADLEVDGDVLRLGDRTWPIAPGTGDGTGAQVHDRQHYKLIGWRHNVCGYRRFFSITSLAGIRQEDRAVFDASHAEVKRWFDEGLVDGIRIDHPDGLSDPAGYLVWLRELTGPDAWIVIEKILAVDEALDTTLPVAGTTGYDALRENGGLFVDPTGLRSLTELVEAAGATPSDAEREARRLKVEAVTTTLSSELARLCRAVIAATGSDHELLGSSIAALLSHIGVYRSDYQALSAVLPVAMSDTVAENPDLAEPLALLATALEVSVEVSVRLQQLCGAATAKSMEDCLFYRDARLVSLNEVGGEPERFGVSAAEFHQRAAVRAHLWPDAMTTLTTHDTKRGEDVRARIGVLSQVPSLWAEMVQGWESGTPSPDRSTGLFLWQNIFGVWPADGAVTDEHRQRLHGYAEKAIREAALHTTWNDPDEAFEGAVHTWLDSIIDGPVGVELSALVARLDPHGRSDALGQKLIALTAPGVPDIYQGTELWEDSLVDPDNRRPVDYGARRKALQSLDHPKMRVVRAALQARAERPDTFLSGGHRPLSASGEHATHLVAYLRGEDVLVAASRWTVRLAETGWGATTLTLPDGTWTDRLTGVTHTGAVPAADLFADLPVALLVRT from the coding sequence ATGACCGTGCTCTCGACCTACCGCCTGCAGATGCGCGGCCCGGCCAGCGGCGAGGCGTTCACCTTCGCCGACGCCGAGAAGCTCGTCGACTATCTGGCAGACCTCGGGGTCTCCCACCTCTACCTGTCCCCCATCCTGACCGCGGGTGTCGGCTCCAGCCACGGCTACGACGTCACCGACCCGACCACGATCTCCGCCGAACTCGGTGGCCCGGAAGGCTTTGCGCGACTGGCGGCGACGGCGCGCGCGGCCGGCCTGGGACTGATCGTCGACATCGTGCCGAATCACGTGGGCGTCGACGACCCGACCCAGAACGCGTGGTGGTGGGACCTGCTCACCCACGGCCGGAGTTCGACGTACTGCTCTTATTTCGATGTCGACTGGACCCTGGACCCCGACGGCCGAATCGTGTTGCCGGTCCTGGGTTCCGACGACGACGTCGCCGATCTCGAGGTCGACGGCGACGTGCTCCGGCTCGGAGACCGGACATGGCCGATCGCACCGGGCACCGGGGACGGCACCGGCGCGCAGGTGCACGACCGCCAGCACTACAAGCTGATCGGCTGGCGCCACAACGTCTGTGGCTACCGCCGCTTCTTCTCCATCACGTCACTGGCAGGCATCCGCCAGGAGGACCGTGCGGTGTTCGACGCCTCCCACGCCGAGGTGAAGCGATGGTTCGACGAGGGTCTCGTCGACGGAATCCGCATCGACCATCCCGACGGATTATCCGATCCCGCAGGCTATCTCGTCTGGTTGCGCGAGCTCACCGGGCCGGATGCGTGGATCGTGATCGAGAAGATCCTCGCGGTCGACGAGGCCCTGGACACCACGCTGCCCGTGGCCGGGACCACCGGGTACGATGCGTTGCGGGAGAACGGTGGTCTGTTCGTCGACCCCACCGGACTCCGGTCCCTCACCGAACTCGTCGAAGCCGCGGGCGCGACACCGTCCGACGCCGAGCGTGAAGCACGCCGCCTGAAGGTCGAGGCCGTCACGACGACACTGTCCAGCGAGCTCGCCCGGCTGTGCCGCGCCGTGATCGCCGCCACCGGATCCGATCACGAACTGCTCGGGTCCTCGATCGCAGCGCTGCTGAGCCACATCGGTGTGTACCGGTCCGACTATCAGGCGTTGTCGGCGGTGCTGCCCGTCGCGATGTCCGACACCGTGGCCGAGAACCCGGACCTCGCCGAGCCTCTCGCGCTTCTGGCCACGGCACTGGAGGTCAGCGTCGAGGTGTCGGTCCGGCTCCAGCAGCTGTGCGGTGCGGCGACGGCGAAGTCGATGGAGGACTGCCTGTTCTACCGCGATGCCCGGCTGGTGTCGCTCAACGAGGTCGGTGGGGAGCCCGAACGTTTCGGGGTCAGCGCCGCCGAGTTCCACCAGCGCGCCGCCGTGCGGGCACACCTGTGGCCGGACGCGATGACGACGCTGACCACCCACGACACCAAACGCGGTGAGGACGTGCGGGCCCGCATCGGCGTGCTGTCGCAGGTGCCGTCGCTGTGGGCGGAGATGGTGCAGGGCTGGGAGTCGGGCACACCGTCCCCTGACCGGTCGACCGGATTGTTCCTGTGGCAGAACATCTTCGGAGTATGGCCGGCCGATGGCGCGGTGACCGACGAGCATCGGCAGCGCCTGCACGGCTATGCCGAGAAGGCGATCCGCGAGGCGGCACTGCACACCACGTGGAACGACCCCGACGAGGCATTCGAGGGGGCGGTTCACACCTGGCTCGACTCGATCATCGACGGACCGGTCGGCGTCGAGCTCAGCGCGTTGGTCGCCCGCCTCGATCCGCACGGACGCAGTGACGCCCTCGGCCAGAAGCTGATCGCGCTGACCGCGCCCGGCGTCCCGGACATCTACCAGGGCACCGAACTCTGGGAGGACAGCCTGGTCGACCCGGACAATCGTCGGCCGGTCGACTACGGGGCGCGCAGGAAGGCGCTGCAGAGCCTCGACCACCCGAAGATGCGCGTCGTGCGCGCGGCGTTGCAGGCGCGCGCGGAGCGGCCCGATACGTTCCTGTCCGGTGGGCACCGCCCGTTGTCGGCGAGCGGCGAGCACGCCACGCACCTGGTGGCCTATCTGCGCGGGGAGGATGTCCTCGTCGCAGCGAGCCGATGGACGGTGAGACTGGCCGAAACCGGTTGGGGCGCGACGACCCTGACGCTTCCCGACGGCACGTGGACCGACCGGCTGACAGGCGTTACCCACACCGGTGCCGTGCCTGCGGCCGACCTGTTCGCCGACCTTCCCGTCGCACTGCTGGTGAGGACCTGA
- the glgX gene encoding glycogen debranching protein GlgX encodes MSSAQPASVPTVWPGTPYPLGATYDGAGTNFSVFSEVAERVELCLIGKDGREERIDLDEVDGFVWHCYLPTITPGQRYGFRVHGPWDPAAGHRCDASKLLLDPYGKSFHGDFEFGQALYSYDLEADDLATGGVPPRVDSLGHTMTSVVINPFFQWGSDRAPRTSYHETVIYEAHVKGMTQTHPGVPEELRGTYAGLGHPVIIDHLKSLNVTAIELMPVHQFMHDHRLLDLGLRNYWGYNTFGFFAPHNQYAATRSAGGAVAEFKTMVRAFHEAGIEVILDVVYNHTAEGNHLGPTVNFRGIDNAAYYRLLDGDLRYYKDFTGTGNSLNARHPHTLQLIMDSLRYWVLDMHVDGFRFDLASTLAREFYDVDRLSAFFDIIQQDPVISQVKLIAEPWDIGEGGYQVGNFPGLWTEWNGKYRDTVRDYWRGEPATLGEFASRLTGSSDLYEATGRRPSASINFVTCHDGFTLNDLVSYNEKHNEANGEDNRDGESHNRSWNCGVEGPTDDPDITALRAKQMRNILATLMLSQGTPMIAHGDEMGRTQQGNNNVYCQDSELSWMDWSLCEKNADLVEFTRKVVSFRKKHPVFRRRRFFEGKPLRTGEQIRDIAWFNPSGREMTSEDWGSGFDCVSVFLNGEAIPAPDERGQRVSDDSFLLCFNAHDEPLEFVAPDGDYANEWAGAIDTADRQGESTLTVVAGQTISVDPRSLLVLRKTA; translated from the coding sequence ATGTCCTCGGCCCAGCCGGCATCCGTTCCCACCGTCTGGCCCGGAACCCCGTACCCCCTCGGTGCGACCTATGACGGTGCGGGCACGAACTTCTCGGTCTTCTCCGAGGTCGCCGAGCGCGTGGAGTTGTGCCTGATCGGCAAGGACGGGCGCGAGGAGCGGATCGACCTCGACGAGGTCGACGGGTTCGTGTGGCACTGCTACCTGCCGACGATCACCCCGGGACAACGCTACGGGTTCCGCGTGCACGGACCCTGGGACCCCGCCGCCGGACATCGATGCGACGCCAGCAAGCTGTTGCTCGACCCGTACGGCAAGTCCTTCCACGGCGACTTCGAATTCGGCCAGGCCCTGTACTCCTACGATCTGGAGGCCGACGACCTCGCCACCGGCGGGGTGCCGCCGCGCGTCGACTCGCTCGGTCACACGATGACCAGCGTCGTGATCAACCCGTTCTTCCAGTGGGGTTCCGACCGCGCGCCGCGCACCTCCTACCACGAGACCGTCATCTACGAAGCGCACGTCAAGGGCATGACGCAGACCCACCCGGGGGTGCCGGAGGAGCTTCGCGGCACCTACGCCGGGCTCGGGCACCCGGTGATCATCGACCACCTGAAGTCGCTGAACGTCACGGCCATCGAGCTGATGCCCGTCCATCAGTTCATGCACGACCATCGCCTTCTCGACCTCGGGCTGCGAAATTACTGGGGCTACAACACCTTCGGGTTCTTCGCACCGCACAACCAGTACGCCGCCACCCGCAGCGCGGGCGGGGCGGTCGCCGAGTTCAAGACGATGGTGCGCGCATTCCACGAGGCCGGGATCGAGGTGATCCTGGATGTGGTCTACAACCACACCGCCGAGGGCAACCATCTCGGACCCACCGTGAACTTCCGCGGAATAGACAACGCGGCGTACTACCGGCTGCTCGACGGTGACCTGCGTTACTACAAGGACTTCACCGGAACCGGCAACAGCCTCAACGCCCGCCACCCCCACACCCTGCAGCTGATCATGGACTCGCTGCGGTACTGGGTGCTCGACATGCACGTCGACGGATTCCGCTTCGACCTGGCCTCGACGCTGGCCCGGGAGTTCTACGACGTCGACCGGTTGTCCGCGTTCTTCGACATCATCCAGCAGGATCCCGTCATCAGCCAGGTGAAGCTGATCGCCGAACCGTGGGACATCGGCGAAGGTGGTTATCAGGTCGGCAATTTCCCAGGTTTGTGGACCGAGTGGAATGGGAAGTATCGCGACACTGTGCGTGATTACTGGCGGGGCGAGCCCGCAACCCTAGGTGAGTTCGCGTCCCGCTTGACCGGGTCGTCGGATCTGTACGAGGCGACGGGACGACGGCCCAGCGCCAGCATCAACTTCGTCACGTGCCACGACGGCTTCACCCTCAACGACCTGGTCTCCTACAACGAGAAACACAACGAGGCCAACGGCGAGGACAACCGGGACGGCGAGAGCCACAACCGGTCGTGGAACTGCGGAGTCGAGGGACCCACCGACGACCCCGACATCACCGCGTTGCGCGCCAAGCAGATGCGCAACATCCTGGCCACGCTGATGCTGTCGCAGGGCACCCCGATGATCGCGCACGGCGACGAGATGGGACGCACCCAGCAGGGCAACAACAACGTGTACTGCCAGGACTCCGAGCTGTCCTGGATGGACTGGTCGCTGTGCGAAAAGAACGCCGATCTCGTGGAATTCACCCGCAAGGTGGTGTCCTTCCGCAAGAAGCACCCGGTGTTCCGGCGCCGGCGCTTCTTCGAGGGGAAGCCGTTGCGAACCGGTGAGCAGATCCGCGACATCGCGTGGTTCAACCCGTCCGGACGCGAGATGACCTCCGAGGACTGGGGGTCGGGATTCGACTGTGTCTCGGTCTTCCTCAACGGCGAGGCGATACCCGCGCCCGACGAGCGGGGGCAGCGCGTCTCCGACGATTCGTTCCTGCTGTGCTTCAACGCCCACGACGAACCGCTGGAGTTCGTGGCACCGGACGGCGACTACGCCAACGAATGGGCCGGCGCGATCGACACCGCGGATCGACAAGGCGAGAGCACACTCACAGTGGTTGCCGGACAGACCATCTCGGTCGACCCGCGCTCGCTTCTCGTACTCCGTAAGACGGCGTGA
- a CDS encoding acyltransferase family protein — MMTLAPARPARPAASGLTPPVPAPPASGMGTRSSGFYRHDLDGLRGVAIALVAVFHVWFGRVSGGVDVFLVLSGFFFGGRLLRNAITPGAPLRPVPEVTRLVRRLLPALVVVLAVSAVLTILIQPETRWETFADQSLASLGYYQNWELARTAADYLRAAETVSPLQHIWSMSVQGQFYIAFLALILLCAFVFRRVFGRHARAAFVVLLTGLTVASFVYAVIAHNTDQTTAYYDSFARAWELLLGALVGALVPYVRCPMWLRTVLAVVALAAILSCGALIDGVHEFPGPWALVPVGATLLFILSAANRYADPHTRGRIPAPNRLMATRPFVALGAMAYSLYLWHWPLLIFYLAYTGGTRVNFVEGAAILLVSGILAWLTTRYVEEPLRAGHAPAVAAPKSPTALRLLRRPTIVLGSTVALLGVALMATSFTWREHLTDLRANGGELATLPLRDYPGARALINDAKVPSVPMRPTVLEAKDDIPESTIDGCISDFDNIGIINCTYGDKSATRTIALAGGSHAEHWITALDLLGRMHHFRVVTYLKMGCPLTTEKVPLVMGNNDPYPKCRQWNDRVLPRIIADKPDFVFTTSTRPWNIRPGDVMPSSYLGIWKEFSKHGIPVLAMRDTPWMVDEDGEPFFPSDCLADGGDPVSCGIERSKVLSDRNPTLDYVTRFPLLKPLDMSDAVCREDYCRAVEGNVLMYHDAHHISSTYMRTMTSELGRQIGAATGWWTS, encoded by the coding sequence ATGATGACCCTCGCCCCCGCCCGGCCGGCCCGACCTGCCGCTTCGGGCCTGACCCCGCCTGTCCCGGCACCGCCGGCCTCCGGCATGGGAACGCGCAGCTCAGGCTTCTACCGCCACGACCTCGACGGCCTTCGCGGCGTCGCGATCGCGCTGGTCGCGGTGTTCCACGTGTGGTTCGGACGGGTGTCCGGCGGCGTGGACGTCTTCCTGGTGCTGTCCGGATTCTTCTTCGGCGGACGGCTCCTGCGCAACGCGATCACCCCCGGCGCGCCCCTGCGCCCGGTACCCGAGGTCACCCGGCTCGTCCGGCGGCTGCTGCCCGCCCTCGTGGTGGTGCTCGCCGTCTCGGCGGTACTGACGATCCTGATCCAGCCCGAGACCCGCTGGGAGACGTTCGCAGACCAGTCCCTGGCCAGCCTCGGCTACTACCAGAACTGGGAGCTCGCGCGCACCGCCGCGGATTACCTCCGCGCGGCCGAGACCGTCAGCCCGTTGCAACACATCTGGTCCATGTCGGTCCAGGGTCAGTTCTACATCGCGTTCCTGGCACTGATCCTGCTGTGCGCGTTCGTCTTCCGCCGCGTCTTCGGCAGGCACGCGCGCGCCGCGTTCGTCGTGCTGCTCACCGGTCTGACGGTCGCGTCGTTCGTCTACGCGGTCATCGCCCACAACACCGACCAGACCACCGCGTACTACGACAGCTTCGCCCGGGCGTGGGAACTGCTGCTCGGTGCACTGGTGGGCGCGCTGGTGCCCTATGTGCGCTGTCCGATGTGGCTGCGCACGGTGCTCGCGGTGGTCGCGCTCGCCGCCATTCTGTCCTGCGGGGCGTTGATCGACGGCGTGCACGAATTCCCCGGACCGTGGGCGCTGGTCCCGGTCGGCGCGACCCTGCTGTTCATCCTCTCGGCCGCCAACCGCTACGCCGACCCGCACACGCGCGGCCGCATCCCCGCACCCAACCGATTGATGGCCACCCGGCCGTTCGTGGCGCTGGGCGCGATGGCGTACTCGCTGTATCTGTGGCACTGGCCGTTGCTGATCTTCTACCTCGCCTACACCGGCGGCACCCGCGTGAACTTCGTCGAGGGTGCGGCGATCCTGCTGGTGTCCGGCATACTCGCGTGGCTGACCACCCGCTATGTCGAGGAGCCCCTGCGCGCGGGGCACGCACCCGCGGTGGCGGCACCGAAGTCCCCGACGGCCCTGCGGCTTCTGCGCAGGCCGACCATCGTGCTCGGCTCGACCGTCGCGCTGCTCGGTGTGGCGCTGATGGCGACGTCGTTCACGTGGCGTGAACACCTCACCGACCTGCGCGCCAACGGAGGCGAACTGGCCACGCTGCCACTGCGGGACTACCCGGGCGCCCGGGCACTGATCAACGACGCGAAGGTGCCCAGTGTGCCAATGCGTCCGACGGTGCTCGAAGCCAAGGACGACATCCCCGAGTCCACCATCGACGGCTGCATCAGCGACTTCGACAACATCGGGATCATCAACTGCACCTACGGCGACAAGTCGGCGACCCGGACCATCGCGCTGGCCGGCGGTTCGCACGCCGAGCACTGGATCACCGCACTCGATCTGCTCGGCCGTATGCACCATTTCAGGGTCGTCACCTACCTCAAGATGGGCTGTCCGCTCACCACCGAGAAGGTGCCGCTGGTGATGGGCAACAACGACCCGTATCCCAAATGCCGGCAGTGGAACGACCGCGTGCTGCCGAGGATCATCGCCGACAAACCGGATTTCGTGTTCACCACCTCGACCCGGCCCTGGAACATCCGACCCGGCGATGTGATGCCGTCGAGTTATCTCGGCATCTGGAAGGAATTCTCGAAGCACGGCATCCCGGTGCTCGCGATGCGGGACACCCCGTGGATGGTCGACGAGGACGGCGAGCCGTTCTTCCCGTCCGACTGCCTCGCCGACGGCGGCGATCCCGTCTCCTGCGGGATCGAACGGTCCAAAGTACTGTCGGACCGGAACCCGACGCTCGACTACGTCACACGGTTCCCGCTGCTCAAACCGCTCGACATGAGCGATGCGGTGTGTCGCGAGGACTACTGCCGGGCTGTGGAGGGAAACGTGTTGATGTATCACGATGCTCATCACATCTCGTCGACGTACATGCGCACGATGACCAGTGAGCTCGGCCGCCAGATCGGCGCCGCCACCGGTTGGTGGACGAGCTGA
- a CDS encoding adenosylmethionine--8-amino-7-oxononanoate transaminase — protein sequence MSALRPAEISAIDAAHIWHPYSPIGDGALAPVVAVGAHGARLTLVHDGREVEVLDAMASWWTAVHGHGHPVLDAAITRQLATMNHVMFGGLTHEPAARLAQLLVEVTPEALQTVFFSDSGSVSVEVAVKMALQFWRSSGHRAKSRLMTWRGGYHGDTFTPMSVCDPQGGMHELWSGRNSLLADQVFADPVPAEYDAEYVRSFGDLLAAHADELAAVIVEPVVQGAGGMRFHDPRYLRDLRRLCDEHAVLLIFDEIATGFGRTGAMFAADHAGVCPDIMCVGKALTGGYLTLAATLCTRDVAATISSNEPGALMHGPTFMANALACAVSVASVELLLASDWEAQVSSIEAGLRAGLEPARALPNVVDVRVLGAIGVIELDGTVDLGIATPVAIDHGVWLRPFRNLIYVMPPYICTPAEIATITSAMIEVARALT from the coding sequence GTGTCTGCGTTGAGGCCTGCCGAGATCAGCGCGATCGACGCCGCGCACATCTGGCACCCGTACAGCCCCATCGGCGACGGCGCCCTGGCTCCCGTGGTGGCGGTCGGCGCGCACGGGGCCCGGCTCACGCTCGTCCACGACGGCCGCGAGGTCGAGGTGCTCGACGCGATGGCCTCCTGGTGGACCGCCGTCCACGGCCACGGGCACCCGGTGCTGGACGCGGCGATCACCCGCCAGCTCGCCACGATGAACCACGTCATGTTCGGCGGGCTGACCCATGAGCCGGCGGCCCGGCTGGCCCAGCTGCTCGTCGAGGTGACGCCCGAGGCTCTGCAGACCGTGTTCTTCAGCGACTCCGGGTCGGTGTCGGTCGAGGTCGCGGTCAAGATGGCGCTGCAGTTCTGGCGCAGCAGCGGCCACCGCGCGAAGAGCCGCCTGATGACCTGGCGCGGCGGGTATCACGGCGACACCTTCACGCCGATGAGCGTGTGCGATCCGCAGGGCGGGATGCACGAGTTGTGGAGCGGGCGGAATTCCCTGCTCGCCGACCAGGTCTTCGCCGACCCGGTGCCCGCGGAGTACGACGCGGAGTACGTGCGTTCTTTCGGCGATCTCCTCGCCGCCCACGCGGACGAGCTCGCTGCGGTGATCGTCGAACCGGTGGTCCAGGGGGCAGGCGGGATGCGCTTTCACGACCCCCGGTACCTGCGTGACCTGCGACGGCTCTGCGACGAGCACGCGGTGCTGCTGATCTTCGACGAGATCGCCACCGGCTTCGGCAGGACCGGCGCGATGTTCGCCGCCGACCATGCCGGGGTGTGCCCCGACATCATGTGCGTCGGCAAGGCCCTGACGGGCGGGTACCTGACGTTGGCCGCAACTCTGTGTACCCGCGACGTGGCCGCGACGATCAGCAGCAATGAGCCCGGGGCCCTGATGCACGGCCCGACGTTCATGGCCAACGCGCTGGCCTGCGCGGTCAGCGTGGCGTCGGTGGAACTCCTGCTCGCTTCGGACTGGGAAGCGCAGGTGAGCTCGATCGAGGCCGGTCTGCGTGCCGGCCTCGAACCGGCGCGGGCGCTGCCGAACGTGGTCGACGTGCGGGTGCTCGGTGCGATCGGGGTGATCGAACTGGATGGGACCGTGGACCTCGGCATCGCCACCCCGGTGGCGATCGACCACGGCGTCTGGTTGCGGCCGTTCCGCAATCTGATCTACGTGATGCCGCCCTATATCTGTACGCCCGCCGAGATCGCGACGATCACCTCGGCGATGATCGAGGTCGCGCGTGCTCTAACCTGA
- a CDS encoding 8-amino-7-oxononanoate synthase, translating to MTRAGLSPLAWLDEVETQRRAAGLRRSLRARPPVGTVLDLASNDYLGLSQHPRVIDGGVAALRTWGAGATGSRLVTGNTELHEQFEDALASFVGADSALVFSSGYTANLGAVVALSGPGSLLVSDAYTHASLVDACRLSRARVVVTPHNDVAAVARALATRDEERAVVVTDSVFSADGDLAPLRELHDACRRHGALMIVDEAHGLGVRGDRGRGLLDEVGLAGAPDVVMTTTLSKALGSQGGVVLGPAAVRDHLIDAARPFIFDTGLAPAAVGAAHAALQVLVEEPWRAQRVLDHAATLAQICGVADVPSSAVVSVILGEPEVALAAATGCLERGVRVGCFRPPTVPAGTSRLRLTARASLSDDEMALAREVLTDVLSRA from the coding sequence GTGACCCGCGCCGGACTGTCCCCGCTGGCCTGGCTCGACGAGGTCGAGACCCAGCGCCGCGCCGCCGGGCTGCGCCGCTCGTTGCGCGCCCGCCCTCCGGTCGGCACCGTGCTGGACCTGGCCTCCAACGACTACCTCGGCCTGTCGCAGCACCCCCGTGTGATCGACGGCGGAGTCGCCGCGCTGCGCACCTGGGGCGCCGGCGCGACCGGATCACGACTGGTCACCGGCAACACCGAACTGCACGAACAGTTCGAGGACGCGCTGGCGTCGTTCGTCGGCGCCGATTCGGCGTTGGTGTTCTCGTCGGGCTACACCGCCAACCTCGGGGCGGTTGTCGCGCTGTCGGGTCCCGGCTCGCTGCTGGTCTCCGACGCCTACACCCATGCGTCGCTCGTGGACGCCTGCCGGCTCTCGCGGGCCCGGGTCGTCGTCACGCCGCACAACGATGTCGCCGCCGTCGCGCGCGCGCTGGCCACCCGGGACGAAGAGCGCGCCGTCGTCGTCACCGATTCGGTGTTCAGTGCCGACGGCGATCTCGCGCCCCTGCGCGAGCTGCACGACGCGTGCCGTCGGCACGGCGCGCTGATGATCGTCGACGAGGCCCACGGTCTGGGCGTGCGCGGCGACCGTGGCCGGGGCCTGCTCGACGAAGTGGGGCTCGCGGGCGCTCCCGACGTGGTCATGACGACCACGCTGTCCAAGGCGCTCGGAAGTCAGGGCGGCGTGGTGCTGGGCCCGGCGGCGGTGCGCGATCACCTGATCGACGCCGCCCGCCCCTTCATCTTCGACACGGGCCTCGCACCCGCCGCGGTCGGCGCCGCACACGCCGCGCTGCAGGTGCTCGTCGAGGAGCCGTGGCGGGCGCAGCGCGTCCTCGACCACGCCGCCACGCTGGCGCAGATCTGCGGTGTCGCCGACGTGCCGTCCTCGGCGGTGGTGTCGGTGATCCTCGGTGAACCCGAGGTCGCGCTCGCCGCGGCGACGGGCTGCCTCGAACGCGGGGTCCGGGTCGGTTGCTTCCGGCCGCCCACGGTGCCCGCGGGCACGTCACGGCTGCGGCTGACAGCCCGGGCATCGCTGTCCGACGACGAGATGGCACTCGCCCGTGAGGTTCTCACCGACGTACTGTCGCGCGCATGA